In the genome of Segatella copri, one region contains:
- a CDS encoding RNA polymerase sigma factor, with the protein MKEISFQNDVLPLKNKLFRLALRITLNREEAEDVVQDTMIKVWNARDRWQELDSIEAYSLTIARNLSLDRIKKMDNQNDSLEEQNTERLDETSSTPSERMIQKDKLNIVRNIINELPEKQRSCLQLRDIEGKSYKEIADILSITEDQVKVNIFRARQTVKQRFQQFDSYGL; encoded by the coding sequence ATGAAAGAAATCAGTTTCCAAAACGATGTTTTGCCACTGAAGAATAAACTCTTCAGGCTGGCCCTTCGCATTACTCTCAACCGGGAGGAAGCGGAGGACGTTGTGCAGGATACCATGATTAAAGTCTGGAATGCCCGCGACAGATGGCAGGAGCTCGACTCCATCGAGGCCTACAGCCTCACCATCGCCCGCAACCTCTCGCTCGACCGCATCAAGAAGATGGATAATCAGAATGATTCGCTGGAAGAGCAAAATACGGAAAGGCTCGACGAGACATCATCCACTCCTTCCGAACGAATGATTCAGAAAGACAAGCTGAACATCGTAAGGAACATCATTAATGAGTTGCCCGAGAAGCAGCGCAGCTGTCTGCAACTTCGAGACATCGAAGGAAAATCCTATAAGGAAATAGCAGACATCCTCAGCATCACCGAAGACCAGGTCAAGGTGAACATCTTCAGGGCTCGACAAACAGTTAAACAAAGATTTCAACAATTCGACAGTTATGGATTATAA
- the topA gene encoding type I DNA topoisomerase, whose product MQENLVIVESPAKAKKIEEFLGKDFKVMSSYGHIRDLKKKELSIDEKTMEPCYEIPEEKKKLVTELKATAKQAKKIWLASDEDREGEAISWHLCEVLGLDEEKTSRIVFHEITKPAILDAIQHPRHLDMNLVNAQQARRVLDRIVGFKLSPVLWRKVKPALSAGRVQSVAVRLIVEREREIQKFKSEPYYRVNAVFALINENGSATEVKAELDQRFKTHEEVEAFLEKCKDAKFSVEAVTKKPLKRTPAPPFTTSTLQQEAARKLGFTVSQTMMVAQRLYEGGRITYMRTDSVNLSTLCSNASKDEIIKVYGNEYSKPRTYHTSSKGAQEAHEAIRPTYMSETSIDGTSQEKRLYELIWKRTIASQMADAQIEKTTINIHIDNTTEKFVANGEVVVFDGFLKVYRESTDEDDNAEDSTHILPAMKEGDELQRREIIATEKFSLAPARYTEASLVKKLEDLGIGRPSTYAPTISTIQQREYVVKGDKQGVERNYTVDSLKGIKITQKTKKEMAGSEKGKLLPTDIGIVVNDFLMANFPNIMDYNFTAHVEQRFDDIAEGKTEWIKWMKDFDKGFEPEVKEVMNARSEHKAGERELGNDPKSGRPVFVKIGRFGPVVQIGTADDKDKPQFAQLPADKSIETITLEEALELFKLPRQVGEFEGTTVTIGAGRFGPYVLHNRKYVSIPKDIDPMAITLEQAIELINEKRSNEQKRHIKTFEEDEKLELLNGRYGPYIAYDGKNYRIPKAKQENVEALTYDECMTIIKEAPEPKTRGRKK is encoded by the coding sequence ATGCAAGAAAATTTAGTTATCGTCGAGAGCCCTGCAAAGGCTAAGAAAATAGAAGAGTTCCTGGGTAAAGACTTCAAAGTGATGTCTTCCTACGGACACATCCGTGACTTGAAAAAGAAAGAACTCAGTATAGACGAGAAGACCATGGAACCTTGTTATGAGATTCCAGAGGAAAAGAAAAAACTCGTCACAGAATTGAAAGCAACCGCGAAGCAAGCCAAGAAGATTTGGTTGGCATCCGATGAGGACCGCGAGGGAGAAGCCATCAGCTGGCACCTTTGCGAAGTACTCGGATTGGATGAGGAGAAGACAAGCCGTATCGTCTTCCACGAAATTACCAAACCTGCCATCTTGGACGCTATCCAGCACCCACGCCATCTGGACATGAACCTGGTGAATGCCCAGCAGGCACGCCGTGTGCTCGACCGCATCGTGGGTTTCAAGCTCTCTCCAGTGCTCTGGAGAAAGGTGAAGCCAGCCCTCTCTGCCGGTCGCGTACAGAGTGTTGCCGTACGCCTGATCGTGGAGCGTGAGCGTGAGATACAGAAGTTCAAGAGCGAGCCATATTATCGCGTGAACGCCGTATTCGCATTGATTAATGAGAATGGCAGCGCCACAGAGGTGAAGGCAGAACTTGACCAGCGTTTCAAGACCCACGAGGAGGTGGAAGCCTTCCTGGAGAAATGCAAGGACGCCAAGTTCAGCGTAGAGGCAGTGACCAAGAAGCCGCTGAAGCGTACGCCTGCCCCTCCTTTCACCACCTCAACCCTGCAGCAGGAAGCAGCCCGCAAGCTCGGCTTCACCGTAAGCCAGACCATGATGGTGGCTCAGCGCCTGTATGAAGGTGGACGCATCACCTACATGCGTACCGACAGCGTAAACCTCTCTACCCTCTGCAGCAATGCCAGCAAGGACGAGATTATCAAGGTTTACGGCAATGAGTACAGCAAGCCTCGCACCTATCATACCAGCTCTAAGGGAGCGCAGGAGGCTCACGAGGCCATCCGCCCTACCTACATGAGCGAGACCAGCATCGATGGAACCAGCCAGGAGAAGCGTCTTTACGAGCTGATCTGGAAGCGCACCATCGCCTCTCAGATGGCTGATGCTCAGATAGAAAAGACCACCATCAACATCCATATCGACAACACCACAGAAAAATTTGTTGCCAATGGAGAAGTTGTTGTGTTCGACGGATTCCTCAAGGTATATCGTGAATCTACCGACGAGGATGACAACGCAGAGGACTCAACCCACATTCTGCCAGCCATGAAGGAAGGCGATGAGTTGCAGCGCCGCGAGATTATCGCCACCGAGAAATTCTCCCTGGCTCCGGCAAGATACACCGAGGCAAGCCTCGTGAAGAAACTGGAAGACCTCGGCATCGGACGTCCATCTACCTACGCTCCAACCATCAGCACCATCCAGCAGCGCGAATACGTGGTGAAGGGTGACAAGCAGGGCGTGGAGCGCAACTACACCGTAGATTCCCTGAAGGGCATCAAGATAACGCAGAAGACCAAGAAGGAAATGGCTGGCTCCGAGAAGGGCAAGCTGCTGCCTACCGACATCGGTATCGTGGTAAACGACTTCCTGATGGCCAACTTCCCTAACATCATGGACTATAACTTCACAGCACATGTGGAGCAGAGATTCGATGACATTGCCGAAGGAAAGACCGAGTGGATTAAGTGGATGAAGGACTTTGACAAGGGATTCGAGCCTGAGGTGAAGGAAGTGATGAACGCACGCAGCGAGCACAAGGCCGGCGAGCGCGAGCTAGGCAACGACCCTAAGAGCGGTCGCCCTGTGTTCGTGAAGATAGGCCGCTTCGGTCCTGTGGTTCAGATAGGTACAGCCGACGACAAGGACAAGCCACAGTTTGCCCAGTTGCCTGCCGACAAGAGCATCGAAACCATCACCCTGGAAGAGGCTCTGGAACTCTTCAAGCTGCCACGCCAGGTGGGCGAGTTCGAGGGAACCACCGTTACCATCGGTGCCGGCCGCTTCGGTCCATACGTGCTCCACAACCGCAAGTACGTATCCATCCCTAAGGACATCGACCCTATGGCCATCACCCTGGAGCAGGCGATAGAACTCATCAACGAGAAACGCAGCAACGAGCAGAAGCGCCACATCAAGACCTTCGAGGAAGATGAGAAACTGGAACTGCTGAACGGCCGCTACGGTCCTTACATCGCATACGATGGCAAGAACTACCGCATTCCTAAGGCAAAGCAGGAGAATGTGGAGGCGCTTACCTACGATGAATGCATGACCATCATCAAGGAAGCACCGGAGCCAAAGACTAGAGGCAGAAAGAAGTAA
- a CDS encoding shikimate kinase translates to MKSIIIIGYMGAGKTTVGKALAKELGVMFYDLDWYIESRMRKTVKQIFDEMGEEGFRHIEHNMLHEVAEFENVVVSCGGGTPCFFDNMDYMNQAGETIYLKASPETLHAHLKMGKGVRPLLLNKTPEEVDVFIREQLKQREPFYEKAKHIIDVNVMDNFDKINNTVQQIRNLLNV, encoded by the coding sequence ATGAAGTCAATCATCATCATTGGATATATGGGAGCCGGCAAGACAACCGTCGGCAAGGCCCTCGCCAAAGAGCTTGGCGTGATGTTCTACGACTTAGATTGGTATATCGAAAGCCGTATGCGCAAGACCGTGAAGCAGATTTTCGACGAAATGGGCGAAGAGGGATTCCGCCACATAGAGCACAACATGCTCCACGAGGTGGCAGAGTTTGAAAACGTAGTGGTTAGCTGCGGCGGAGGAACACCTTGTTTCTTCGACAACATGGACTATATGAACCAGGCAGGCGAAACCATCTACCTGAAGGCAAGCCCTGAAACCCTGCATGCCCACCTGAAGATGGGCAAGGGCGTACGCCCCCTGCTGCTCAACAAGACTCCCGAGGAAGTGGATGTCTTCATCCGTGAACAGCTCAAGCAACGCGAGCCGTTCTACGAAAAGGCCAAGCACATCATCGACGTCAATGTGATGGACAACTTCGACAAGATTAACAATACGGTTCAGCAGATTAGAAACCTGCTGAACGTGTAA
- a CDS encoding glycoside hydrolase family 88 protein yields MMAQSKLDAKQGLDVNKQLQYCHKQVGRALAELKQKDGSFDYTMEPRNILKGDKQKGWNCRKATPEEWCDGFWPGILWMDYQNTKDEAVRRAAEGYTESLKGIAYRPCYDHDIGFLMFCSYGKGYEVNHSQEYKNVILASADSLATLFNPIVGTILSWPREVKPRNWPHNTIMDNMMNLDMMFWAAKNGGNKLLYDLAVTHAKTTMQNHFRPDGSCYHVAVYDTISGNFIKGVTHQGYSDDSMWSRGQSWAIYGYTMVYRYTRNRMFLDFAQKVTDIYIKRLKETSDDFIPLWDMDDSRGTMGAPKDVSAACVVADALLELQQYVGGEKGEEYKQFALQTLAQLSTSKYQSGKKNVAFLMHSTGHHPAGSEIDACIIYADYYYLEALNRVKNISY; encoded by the coding sequence ATGATGGCACAGAGCAAGCTCGATGCAAAGCAGGGGCTTGATGTGAATAAGCAACTGCAATACTGCCATAAGCAGGTGGGCAGAGCTTTGGCTGAGTTGAAACAGAAGGATGGCTCTTTCGACTACACGATGGAGCCTCGAAATATCCTCAAGGGGGATAAGCAGAAGGGCTGGAACTGCCGCAAGGCTACACCAGAGGAGTGGTGTGACGGTTTCTGGCCGGGAATCCTCTGGATGGACTATCAGAATACTAAGGATGAGGCTGTGCGCAGGGCTGCCGAAGGATATACGGAGTCTCTGAAAGGCATCGCCTATCGCCCTTGCTACGACCACGATATCGGTTTCCTGATGTTCTGTTCCTACGGGAAGGGCTATGAGGTGAATCATTCGCAGGAATACAAGAATGTGATTCTGGCTTCCGCCGATTCGCTTGCCACGCTCTTCAATCCTATCGTGGGTACGATATTGAGTTGGCCTAGAGAAGTGAAGCCTCGCAACTGGCCGCACAATACGATTATGGATAATATGATGAACCTCGATATGATGTTCTGGGCTGCCAAAAACGGAGGAAACAAACTTCTTTACGATTTGGCTGTAACTCACGCCAAGACCACGATGCAGAATCATTTCCGTCCGGATGGCAGCTGCTATCATGTGGCAGTATATGATACCATCAGTGGTAACTTTATCAAGGGAGTGACCCATCAGGGATATTCTGATGATTCCATGTGGTCAAGAGGGCAGAGCTGGGCCATCTACGGCTATACGATGGTGTATCGTTATACCCGCAACAGGATGTTCCTGGATTTTGCCCAGAAGGTGACTGATATTTACATCAAGCGATTGAAGGAAACCAGCGATGACTTCATTCCTCTTTGGGATATGGATGATTCACGTGGAACAATGGGAGCACCGAAGGATGTAAGTGCTGCCTGTGTGGTTGCCGATGCCTTACTGGAACTTCAGCAATATGTGGGAGGTGAGAAAGGCGAAGAGTACAAGCAGTTTGCCTTGCAGACGCTAGCCCAGCTTAGCACCAGTAAATACCAGAGCGGCAAGAAGAATGTGGCATTCCTAATGCATAGCACGGGGCATCATCCGGCAGGAAGCGAGATAGATGCCTGCATTATCTATGCCGACTATTATTATTTAGAAGCATTGAATAGAGTGAAAAATATAAGTTATTAG
- the argB gene encoding acetylglutamate kinase: MEKVTVVKVGGAIVEDSEQLAQLLKDFSAIPGKKVLVHGGGRRATKVAAAIGIESKMVNGRRITDADMLEVVTMVYGGLVNKNLVAKLQANGVNALGLTGADMDVIHSHKRPLKDGIDFGFVGDVERANGKMLQTLINEGITPVMAPLTHDGKGNILNTNADTIASETAKALAPYYDVTLIYSFEKKGVLSNPEDDDSVIPVITHADFERYKADGTVAGGMIPKLENALAAIDAGVKEVIITLATAIDGKHGTVIKS, encoded by the coding sequence ATGGAAAAAGTAACAGTAGTAAAGGTAGGCGGTGCCATCGTTGAAGACAGCGAGCAGCTGGCACAGCTCTTGAAGGATTTTTCTGCCATTCCCGGCAAGAAAGTATTGGTACATGGCGGTGGACGCCGTGCCACCAAGGTAGCCGCAGCCATCGGCATTGAGAGCAAGATGGTAAACGGCCGTCGCATCACCGATGCAGACATGCTGGAGGTGGTTACCATGGTGTATGGCGGTTTGGTGAACAAGAACCTGGTTGCCAAGCTTCAGGCTAACGGCGTGAACGCCCTCGGTCTGACAGGTGCCGATATGGACGTAATCCATAGTCACAAGCGCCCATTGAAGGACGGCATTGACTTCGGATTCGTAGGCGATGTAGAGCGTGCCAACGGCAAGATGCTCCAGACCCTGATCAATGAAGGCATCACCCCCGTGATGGCTCCACTGACCCACGACGGTAAGGGCAATATTCTCAATACCAATGCCGACACCATCGCAAGCGAGACAGCCAAGGCTCTGGCTCCTTACTACGACGTGACATTGATATACAGTTTTGAAAAGAAAGGCGTGCTCAGCAATCCTGAGGATGACGACAGCGTGATTCCAGTGATTACACATGCCGATTTTGAGAGATATAAAGCAGACGGTACCGTGGCAGGCGGCATGATTCCAAAGCTGGAGAATGCCCTTGCAGCCATCGACGCAGGCGTGAAAGAGGTGATTATCACCCTTGCTACCGCCATCGACGGAAAGCACGGAACTGTTATTAAGAGTTAA
- a CDS encoding glycoside hydrolase family 2 TIM barrel-domain containing protein yields MNIKNLLLLSAALFGSILVANAYEHEWENPTVFERGKEQPHAWFKTSHTKLLNGKWRFHYADDIKDAPDDFYRMDFDDSKWAQIPVPSNWELLGFGAPLYANITYPWSPNPPYIDIPNPVGTYRTSFTVPSQWKDREVMLHFGSITGYARVWVNGTEVGMTKCSKTPAEFDVTKLVHLDGRANQMAVQVYRWHDGSYMEDQDFWRITGIERDVYLQAYSPVSVWDYNITATPVDNYRNGQLETDVTIRNFSGKSVSDKMMVQLRDASGKLLLNETKPFKVDGKETTIHVSKKLNKVNLWSGEKPYLYQMAMVLGGDTVRQQVGFREVKIENARLLVNGKMVYIKGINRHEHNDSLGHVQSHEIMMDNLRRLRELNINAVRSSHYPNCPEWLDLCDKYGIYVVDEANIETHGMGSCVYFTDTVPHPAYRKEWAPAHRDRIHRMFYRDRNHPSIIGWSMGNECGNGQVFHEQYRWLKANDKTRFVQFEQAWEEENTDIVCHMYPNWGRVLAYAKSGKQRPFIMCEYAHAQGNSNGNLQDYWDLIKKSPNLQGGFIWDFQDQGIRRTINENTDHRTYWMYNGEMGSYVWPVEMNSGCDGVLASDMSYKPQALEVKKVYQDIIFPSFDWKKGELTVRNEYQFSTLADYDFRWVLCKEGKEVAAGDFRLKTLPQQESKVRIKMPSLKESDEYTLQVYAYTREANDLLPAHYDLAKEQFVHEGKLEEMNRQQAQGNIKVETQKNNIVLTVGGIKVEINKQNGVLTNYVMDGVSALHNRTALEPYFWRAPNDNDYGNKMPQKSNVWRSAQTNRYVSKCQVGEPTEEGVLITFDMVLSDLKQPYHLSYLFRKDGSIDVKASMDTRGKKLPELPRFGMRMTLPKGFENVSYYGRGPWENYSDRKTSQFIGLYHTTVTDMYYPYIFPQQTGNHSDVRWAEIASPQSGITLRFQAEKPMDFSALHFADEDLDMGLEKKMMHQKDMHPRQETYVILDGAQRGVGGDNSWGEPPHKEYRLFDGEYSLAYRLTLKK; encoded by the coding sequence ATGAATATCAAGAACTTATTACTGTTGTCGGCTGCTCTCTTCGGCTCTATTCTTGTGGCGAATGCTTACGAGCATGAATGGGAGAATCCGACCGTGTTTGAGCGAGGCAAGGAACAACCACACGCTTGGTTTAAGACCTCGCATACGAAGTTGCTGAACGGCAAGTGGCGTTTCCATTATGCCGACGACATCAAGGATGCTCCTGACGATTTTTATCGAATGGACTTCGATGACTCCAAGTGGGCGCAGATACCTGTGCCATCCAACTGGGAACTGTTGGGCTTTGGCGCACCCTTGTATGCCAATATCACCTATCCTTGGTCGCCTAATCCTCCTTACATCGACATCCCTAACCCTGTGGGTACTTACCGTACTTCATTCACTGTACCTTCTCAGTGGAAGGACAGGGAAGTGATGCTCCACTTCGGCTCCATCACGGGTTATGCGAGAGTATGGGTAAATGGCACGGAGGTGGGTATGACCAAATGCTCCAAGACTCCTGCCGAGTTTGATGTGACGAAGTTAGTCCATCTAGATGGTCGTGCCAATCAAATGGCGGTACAAGTGTATCGTTGGCACGATGGAAGCTATATGGAAGATCAGGATTTTTGGCGTATCACAGGCATAGAGCGTGACGTGTATCTACAAGCCTATAGCCCAGTGTCTGTATGGGATTACAATATTACGGCTACTCCTGTGGATAACTATCGCAATGGACAGCTTGAGACAGATGTTACCATTCGCAATTTCTCTGGCAAGTCGGTCTCTGATAAGATGATGGTTCAACTTCGTGATGCCAGTGGCAAGTTGTTGCTCAATGAAACCAAGCCTTTCAAGGTTGATGGCAAGGAGACAACCATCCACGTGAGCAAGAAACTGAATAAGGTGAACCTATGGAGTGGCGAAAAACCTTATCTCTATCAGATGGCGATGGTACTGGGTGGTGACACCGTGCGCCAGCAAGTAGGTTTCCGTGAGGTGAAGATTGAGAACGCCCGACTGCTTGTCAATGGCAAGATGGTATATATCAAGGGTATCAATCGCCATGAGCACAATGACTCCTTAGGACACGTGCAGAGCCACGAAATTATGATGGATAATCTGCGCCGCCTGCGTGAGTTGAACATCAATGCTGTGCGTAGCAGCCATTATCCTAATTGTCCAGAATGGCTCGATCTCTGCGACAAGTATGGCATCTATGTGGTGGATGAGGCAAATATTGAGACCCACGGAATGGGCAGTTGTGTCTATTTCACTGATACCGTTCCACATCCTGCTTATCGCAAGGAATGGGCTCCTGCGCATCGTGACCGCATCCATCGTATGTTCTATCGTGATCGTAATCACCCAAGCATCATTGGATGGTCGATGGGCAATGAGTGTGGCAATGGACAGGTATTCCATGAGCAGTATCGCTGGTTGAAAGCGAACGATAAAACTCGCTTCGTACAGTTTGAGCAAGCTTGGGAGGAAGAAAATACCGACATCGTATGTCACATGTACCCTAACTGGGGCAGGGTGCTCGCCTATGCCAAGAGTGGCAAACAGCGTCCTTTCATCATGTGTGAGTATGCTCATGCGCAAGGTAATAGCAATGGAAACCTTCAGGATTACTGGGATTTAATCAAGAAGTCGCCTAACTTGCAAGGTGGATTTATCTGGGACTTCCAAGATCAAGGCATCCGCCGTACAATCAACGAGAATACCGACCATCGTACCTATTGGATGTATAATGGAGAGATGGGAAGTTATGTATGGCCTGTGGAGATGAACAGTGGATGTGATGGTGTCCTTGCTTCCGATATGAGTTACAAGCCGCAAGCCTTAGAGGTGAAGAAGGTATATCAAGACATCATCTTCCCTAGCTTTGACTGGAAGAAGGGCGAGTTGACCGTAAGGAACGAGTATCAGTTCTCTACGCTTGCTGACTATGATTTCCGCTGGGTGCTCTGCAAGGAGGGCAAGGAGGTTGCTGCAGGCGACTTCCGCTTGAAGACCTTGCCGCAGCAGGAAAGCAAGGTGCGCATCAAGATGCCATCCTTGAAGGAAAGCGATGAATACACCCTTCAGGTCTATGCCTACACTCGTGAGGCAAACGACCTCTTGCCTGCCCATTATGACTTGGCAAAGGAGCAGTTCGTACACGAAGGAAAACTGGAAGAAATGAATCGCCAACAGGCTCAAGGTAATATCAAGGTGGAAACCCAGAAGAACAACATCGTGCTGACAGTAGGCGGCATCAAGGTGGAAATCAACAAGCAGAATGGTGTGCTCACCAATTATGTCATGGATGGTGTTTCAGCCTTGCACAATCGTACAGCCTTGGAACCTTACTTCTGGCGTGCGCCTAATGACAACGATTATGGCAACAAGATGCCACAGAAGAGTAACGTATGGCGTTCCGCACAGACCAATCGCTATGTATCGAAATGTCAGGTGGGCGAACCTACCGAGGAAGGAGTGCTCATTACCTTTGACATGGTGTTGAGCGATCTCAAGCAACCTTATCATCTCTCTTATCTCTTCCGCAAGGATGGCAGCATTGACGTTAAGGCGAGTATGGACACCAGGGGAAAGAAACTGCCGGAATTACCTCGCTTCGGTATGCGTATGACGCTTCCTAAGGGCTTCGAGAACGTAAGCTACTATGGTCGTGGTCCATGGGAGAACTACTCCGATAGAAAGACCAGTCAGTTTATCGGTCTCTACCATACCACCGTGACGGATATGTATTACCCATACATCTTCCCTCAGCAGACAGGCAACCACAGTGATGTGCGTTGGGCAGAGATTGCCTCGCCTCAATCAGGCATCACCCTTCGATTCCAAGCCGAGAAACCGATGGACTTCTCTGCCCTTCATTTCGCAGACGAAGATCTCGATATGGGATTGGAGAAGAAGATGATGCACCAGAAGGACATGCACCCACGTCAGGAGACGTATGTGATTTTGGATGGTGCTCAGCGAGGAGTCGGTGGTGATAACAGTTGGGGTGAGCCACCTCACAAGGAGTATCGCCTCTTTGATGGGGAGTATTCTTTGGCTTATCGTCTGACATTGAAGAAGTAA
- a CDS encoding pyruvate ferredoxin oxidoreductase, with amino-acid sequence MDYKYINQLLDRYWKAETSLEEEEILRAFFSQDELPAELKPYQALFSYEMGEAKQETLGDDFDQKMMAMIEDEYTKEPNKAKVVSLTERLKPLFKAAAVVAIVLTLGNAAQVPFQNDVDNQIENVGYTKSGKGVSVAMGDSASVDSMQRTGIDQISTTTASPTILK; translated from the coding sequence ATGGATTATAAGTACATCAACCAACTTTTGGACCGCTATTGGAAGGCCGAGACTTCTCTCGAAGAAGAGGAGATTCTCCGTGCATTCTTCAGCCAGGACGAGTTGCCTGCCGAGCTGAAGCCATATCAGGCGCTCTTCTCTTACGAGATGGGCGAGGCTAAGCAAGAGACACTGGGTGATGACTTCGATCAGAAGATGATGGCGATGATTGAAGATGAATACACCAAGGAGCCAAACAAGGCAAAGGTAGTTTCACTGACAGAGCGTCTGAAGCCTCTCTTCAAGGCTGCTGCCGTGGTAGCTATCGTCTTGACCTTGGGCAACGCTGCCCAGGTTCCATTCCAGAACGATGTCGATAACCAGATTGAAAACGTAGGATACACCAAGAGTGGCAAGGGCGTTTCCGTAGCCATGGGCGATTCTGCTTCGGTTGATTCCATGCAGCGCACGGGCATCGACCAGATAAGCACCACCACCGCTTCTCCTACGATATTGAAGTAG
- the speA gene encoding biosynthetic arginine decarboxylase: protein MKKWTIEDSKELYNIGGWGTSYFGINDKGDVYVTPCKDNTQIDLRDIMDELALRDINAPVLLRFPDILDNRIEKTASCFQKAKEEYGYKGENFVIYPIKVNQMQPVVEEIISHGKKFNLGLEAGSKPELHAVIAVQAQSDSLIICNGYKDESYIELALLAQKMGKRIFIVVEKLNELDIIAKVASKLNVKPNIGIRIKLASSGSGKWAESGGDASKFGLTSAELLTALNKIEEMGFHDCLRLIHFHIGSQITKIRRIQTALREAAQFYINLHKMGYNVDFVDCGGGLGVDYDGTRSASSESSVNYSIQEYVNDCVYTFVDAANKNNIEHPNLITESGRSLSAHHSVLVIDVLETASLPEMPEEFEAKETDHQLVKDLYEIWDNLNPRNMLEDWHDAEQIREEALQLFSHGIVDLKTRAEIEAMYWSVCHEINNLAKHMKHVPEELRGLDKILADKYFCNFSLFQSLPDSWAIDQLFPIMPIQRLDERPTRNATLQDITCDSDGKIANFVTDGHIGNVLPLHPLKKNEPYYLGVFLVGAYQEILGDMHNLFGDTNAAHISVKDGKYSIDQIFDGETVEEVLDYVQYNPKKLVRQLEQWVTKSVKEGKISLDEGKEFLGTYRNGLFGYTYLQ from the coding sequence ATGAAGAAATGGACTATTGAAGACTCGAAGGAGCTCTACAACATTGGTGGTTGGGGCACTTCTTACTTTGGCATCAACGACAAGGGTGATGTCTATGTAACTCCATGCAAGGACAACACGCAGATAGACCTGCGCGACATCATGGACGAGTTGGCATTACGCGACATCAACGCTCCCGTACTGCTCCGTTTCCCAGACATCCTCGACAACCGCATCGAGAAGACAGCCAGCTGTTTTCAGAAGGCAAAGGAGGAATATGGTTACAAGGGGGAAAACTTTGTCATCTATCCTATCAAGGTAAACCAGATGCAGCCGGTTGTAGAGGAGATTATCTCTCATGGAAAGAAGTTCAACCTGGGACTGGAAGCCGGTTCCAAGCCAGAACTTCATGCCGTTATCGCCGTACAGGCACAGAGCGACTCGCTCATCATCTGCAATGGCTACAAGGACGAGAGCTACATCGAACTTGCCTTGCTCGCACAGAAGATGGGTAAGCGCATCTTCATCGTGGTAGAAAAGCTCAACGAGCTGGATATCATCGCCAAGGTGGCAAGCAAGCTCAACGTGAAGCCAAACATCGGTATCCGCATCAAGCTCGCTTCTTCAGGCTCAGGAAAATGGGCTGAAAGCGGTGGAGATGCATCGAAGTTCGGTTTGACAAGTGCCGAACTGCTCACTGCCCTCAACAAGATTGAGGAGATGGGATTCCACGACTGCCTGCGCCTCATCCACTTCCACATCGGAAGCCAGATTACCAAAATCCGCCGCATCCAGACGGCTCTCCGTGAGGCAGCTCAGTTCTACATTAACCTGCACAAGATGGGCTACAATGTAGATTTCGTAGATTGCGGTGGTGGTCTTGGTGTAGATTACGACGGCACCCGTTCTGCCAGCAGCGAAAGCTCTGTAAACTACTCTATCCAGGAGTATGTAAACGATTGTGTCTATACCTTCGTTGATGCAGCCAACAAGAACAATATCGAGCATCCTAACCTCATCACCGAGAGTGGCCGCTCACTCTCTGCCCACCACTCCGTATTGGTGATTGATGTGCTGGAGACTGCATCCCTGCCTGAAATGCCAGAGGAGTTTGAGGCAAAGGAGACTGACCACCAGTTGGTGAAGGACCTTTATGAGATATGGGACAACCTGAATCCCCGCAACATGCTGGAAGACTGGCACGATGCCGAGCAGATTCGCGAAGAGGCCTTGCAGCTCTTCTCTCACGGCATCGTAGATTTGAAGACCCGTGCCGAGATTGAGGCGATGTACTGGAGCGTGTGCCACGAGATCAACAATCTTGCCAAGCACATGAAGCACGTACCTGAGGAGCTGAGAGGACTGGACAAGATTCTTGCCGACAAGTATTTCTGCAACTTCTCATTGTTCCAGAGCCTGCCAGACAGTTGGGCCATCGACCAACTCTTCCCTATCATGCCTATCCAGCGTCTGGACGAGCGTCCTACCCGCAACGCTACCTTGCAGGACATCACCTGCGACAGCGACGGCAAGATTGCCAACTTCGTAACCGATGGTCATATCGGCAACGTTCTTCCTCTTCATCCTTTGAAGAAAAACGAGCCATACTATCTCGGTGTGTTCCTCGTAGGTGCCTACCAGGAGATTCTGGGCGACATGCACAATCTCTTCGGCGACACCAATGCAGCCCATATTTCCGTAAAAGACGGCAAATACAGCATCGACCAGATATTCGATGGCGAGACCGTAGAGGAGGTATTGGATTACGTACAGTATAATCCGAAGAAACTCGTCCGCCAGTTGGAGCAGTGGGTAACCAAGAGTGTGAAGGAAGGCAAGATTTCACTCGATGAGGGTAAGGAATTCCTGGGCACCTATCGCAATGGTCTCTTCGGATACACTTATCTTCAGTAA